In Mycobacterium stomatepiae, the following are encoded in one genomic region:
- a CDS encoding phosphodiester glycosidase family protein — translation MQMRAERAAVLTRRIRLPRLAATLTAMFACTLLTSTVAPPVAHAADARELLASAIAATKGSYLVYNFGPGHPTPLMDASGRWYEMNNGGHLMIIKNAAGRLAPHLLVDTHRGDQARCENNPGARTAEGLWQASELYEPRQAWLRMGQPTIAINANFFDVRGQKGGSWRTTGCSSPLGAFVDNTNGQGRANQAVTGTVAYPGKQGLSGGGESWSSLTTMILPTGGAPYVVWPRSKSDYDSATPVVEDLLNKNEKFVAVSGIGLLGPGQTQQLHDGGPSAARTALAYVKQRDEMYIFEGGSYTPDNMQDLFRGLGSDTAILLDGGGSSAIVLRRDTGGMWAGAGSPRGSCDTRQVLCDSHERALPSWLAFN, via the coding sequence ATCCAGATGAGGGCCGAAAGGGCTGCCGTGCTGACACGACGCATCAGGTTGCCCCGACTGGCGGCAACCCTCACGGCGATGTTCGCCTGCACCCTGTTGACGAGCACGGTCGCGCCGCCCGTCGCGCACGCCGCTGACGCCCGCGAGCTGCTGGCCAGCGCGATCGCCGCCACCAAGGGTTCGTATCTGGTCTACAACTTCGGTCCCGGCCACCCCACGCCGCTGATGGACGCCAGCGGTCGCTGGTATGAGATGAACAACGGCGGGCACCTGATGATCATCAAGAACGCGGCGGGACGCCTGGCGCCGCACCTGCTGGTGGACACGCACCGCGGTGACCAGGCGCGCTGCGAGAACAACCCCGGCGCCCGCACCGCCGAGGGGTTGTGGCAGGCCTCCGAGCTTTACGAGCCGCGGCAGGCGTGGCTGCGGATGGGGCAGCCGACGATCGCGATCAACGCCAACTTCTTCGACGTGCGCGGGCAGAAGGGCGGCAGTTGGCGCACGACCGGCTGCAGCTCGCCGCTGGGCGCGTTCGTGGACAACACCAACGGCCAGGGCCGCGCCAATCAGGCGGTCACCGGCACCGTGGCCTACCCCGGCAAGCAGGGCCTGTCCGGCGGCGGCGAGAGTTGGTCCTCGCTGACGACGATGATCCTGCCGACGGGTGGAGCGCCGTACGTGGTCTGGCCCAGGAGCAAAAGCGACTACGACTCCGCCACCCCGGTGGTGGAGGACCTGCTGAACAAGAACGAGAAGTTCGTCGCGGTGTCCGGGATCGGGCTGCTGGGACCGGGCCAGACCCAACAGCTGCATGACGGCGGTCCCAGCGCAGCACGCACCGCCCTGGCCTACGTCAAGCAGCGCGACGAGATGTACATCTTCGAGGGCGGCAGCTACACGCCGGACAATATGCAGGACCTATTCCGCGGCTTGGGCAGCGATACCGCGATCCTGCTCGACGGCGGCGGCTCGTCGGCGATCGTGTTGCGCCGCGACACCGGCGGCATGTGGGCCGGGGCAGGTTCACCGCGTGGATCCTGCGATACCCGCCAGGTGCTCTGCGACTCCCACGAGCGTGCCCTGCCCAGCTGGCTGGCCTTCAACTAA
- a CDS encoding YoaK family protein produces MDPKASPVSERSTVVALLLLTFATGLADAISVLVLGHVFVANMTGNVIFLGFWLAPRTNVDLTAVVVALPTFVITTILSGRLTRYFGNRTRPWITTVLSLELVLLIVLSILAGSGVLRYHDGTKLFVIGFLAVTFGLQHSSARQFGIQELSTTVLTATIVSLGMDSRLSGGTGDREKLRLAVVFTMCAGAFAGATISRFVIAPVFSLIAVLVAVSLLIFRFGPPATASAVAVTAEPVDG; encoded by the coding sequence GTGGATCCCAAGGCCTCACCGGTATCCGAGCGGTCCACCGTCGTGGCCCTGTTGCTGCTAACCTTCGCCACCGGACTGGCCGACGCGATCAGTGTGCTGGTTCTCGGTCACGTGTTCGTCGCGAACATGACCGGCAACGTGATCTTCCTCGGCTTCTGGCTGGCACCGAGAACCAATGTCGACCTGACGGCGGTCGTCGTGGCGCTGCCCACGTTCGTCATCACCACGATTCTCAGCGGCCGGCTGACCCGCTACTTCGGTAATCGGACGCGGCCGTGGATCACCACCGTCCTGTCGCTAGAACTGGTGTTGCTGATCGTGCTGTCGATCCTGGCCGGCTCCGGTGTGCTGCGCTATCACGACGGCACCAAACTCTTCGTCATCGGTTTCCTCGCGGTGACGTTCGGATTGCAGCATTCGAGCGCCCGCCAGTTCGGCATCCAAGAGCTCTCCACCACGGTATTGACCGCGACGATCGTCAGCCTCGGTATGGACAGCAGATTGTCCGGCGGCACGGGTGATCGCGAAAAGCTGCGTCTGGCTGTCGTTTTCACGATGTGCGCGGGGGCGTTCGCCGGCGCGACGATCTCCCGCTTCGTCATTGCTCCGGTATTCAGCCTCATCGCGGTTCTGGTGGCGGTCAGCCTGCTGATCTTCCGGTTCGGGCCTCCCGCCACGGCATCCGCGGTGGCCGTCACGGCCGAGCCCGTCGACGGTTAG
- a CDS encoding mammalian cell entry protein, whose product MEDKQPAAGDLTAEAAPDDAAEHDESAATATESDTESAGETDAVAESDETDADAEKPDEGARKRRKLLAGKGMAIVVVVAALLFVGSAAFAGATMQPYLADRATAATKLNVARTAARAITTLWTYTPENMDSLADRASAYLSGDFEAQYRKFVDAIVAPNKQAKISNSTQVTGAAVESLDGPNAVVIVYTNTTSTSPLTKNIPALKYLSYRLFMKRANGRWLVTRMTTVTSLDLTPHP is encoded by the coding sequence GTGGAAGATAAGCAGCCTGCTGCAGGTGATCTGACCGCCGAGGCGGCCCCCGACGACGCCGCTGAGCACGACGAAAGCGCCGCCACAGCAACGGAATCGGACACGGAATCCGCCGGTGAGACGGACGCCGTCGCGGAGTCCGACGAGACAGACGCCGATGCGGAGAAGCCCGACGAGGGCGCCCGCAAGCGACGCAAACTACTGGCCGGGAAAGGGATGGCCATCGTCGTGGTGGTGGCGGCACTGTTGTTCGTCGGCTCCGCCGCATTCGCGGGCGCGACGATGCAGCCCTACCTGGCCGATCGCGCCACGGCGGCGACGAAGCTCAACGTGGCACGCACCGCGGCCAGGGCGATCACCACGCTGTGGACCTACACGCCGGAGAACATGGACAGTCTCGCCGACCGCGCGTCGGCCTACCTCAGCGGTGACTTCGAGGCCCAGTACCGCAAATTCGTCGACGCCATCGTGGCCCCGAACAAGCAAGCCAAGATCAGCAACAGCACCCAAGTCACCGGCGCGGCGGTCGAATCGCTGGACGGTCCGAACGCGGTCGTCATCGTCTACACCAACACCACCTCGACCAGCCCGCTGACCAAGAACATCCCGGCGCTGAAGTACCTGTCCTATCGGCTGTTCATGAAGCGCGCGAACGGGCGTTGGCTGGTGACCAGGATGACGACGGTGACCTCGCTGGATCTCACCCCGCATCCGTAA
- a CDS encoding mammalian cell entry protein, producing the protein MSPRRKFEPGEGALLVATDPETERRPCGLPVASAVVAVLMTAAITLATLMLISHESREHAASRDREVLAYVTGFMTQFTSLDPYHANDYVTRVMAQATGDFAKQYHDKANEILLQVARAEPATGSILGAAVERWNDDGSVTVMVATEVTSKSPDQKQVYENTNRWTATATREGNQWKISSLLQVI; encoded by the coding sequence ATGAGCCCCCGCCGCAAGTTTGAGCCAGGCGAGGGCGCGCTGCTGGTCGCGACGGATCCGGAAACCGAGCGCCGGCCATGCGGTTTGCCCGTTGCCAGTGCGGTCGTCGCGGTGTTGATGACGGCGGCGATCACGCTCGCCACCCTGATGCTGATCTCTCATGAGTCCCGTGAGCACGCCGCGTCCAGAGACCGCGAGGTGCTGGCCTACGTGACGGGGTTCATGACGCAATTCACCTCGCTTGACCCGTATCATGCGAACGACTACGTCACGCGGGTAATGGCCCAGGCCACAGGCGATTTCGCCAAGCAGTATCACGACAAGGCCAATGAGATTCTGCTGCAGGTCGCCCGGGCCGAGCCCGCGACAGGCTCCATCCTCGGCGCGGCCGTGGAACGGTGGAACGACGACGGCAGCGTCACCGTGATGGTGGCGACCGAGGTCACCTCCAAGTCACCGGATCAAAAGCAGGTTTACGAGAACACCAATCGTTGGACGGCAACTGCTACGCGGGAAGGGAATCAGTGGAAGATAAGCAGCCTGCTGCAGGTGATCTGA
- a CDS encoding RDD family protein, producing the protein MTLVVEETQTTAPQVSSANALAPWHIRACAFAVDVLPAAAVATTMALVSFTVPPRGVWWWLSSCVLGIAVLAMLVNRLLLPTIYGWSLGRALCGIAVVHRDGGGIGAWGLLLRDLAHLLDTVSVVGWLWPLWDSRRRTFADLLLHTEARCSETSRPGIRRWTIIAMLTAAALCVAGVVVSYAVVYSRDQETDQTRSQIAIQGPKIVAQMLTYDPKSLHDDFARAQSLATDAYRGQLKAQQEIVQKGNPVINEYWVTDSSIESASPDRATMLLFMQGRRGAAPEERYITATVRVNFIKDAGGHWLVDNLAVLTKPKPPGNGK; encoded by the coding sequence GTGACGCTGGTGGTCGAGGAAACTCAGACCACGGCCCCCCAAGTGTCATCGGCGAATGCCTTGGCACCCTGGCATATTCGCGCGTGCGCATTCGCGGTCGACGTGCTGCCCGCCGCGGCCGTCGCGACGACGATGGCGTTGGTGTCGTTCACCGTCCCCCCCCGCGGAGTGTGGTGGTGGCTCAGCAGCTGCGTGCTCGGGATCGCCGTCCTGGCGATGTTGGTCAACCGGTTGCTGTTGCCGACCATCTACGGCTGGAGCCTGGGACGGGCACTGTGCGGGATCGCGGTGGTACACCGCGACGGCGGCGGTATCGGCGCCTGGGGCCTGCTGCTGCGCGACCTTGCTCACCTGCTCGACACCGTATCGGTGGTGGGATGGCTTTGGCCGCTGTGGGATTCGCGGCGCCGCACCTTCGCCGACCTGCTGCTGCACACCGAGGCACGGTGCTCGGAAACGTCGCGGCCCGGCATCCGGCGGTGGACGATCATCGCGATGCTCACCGCAGCGGCGCTGTGCGTGGCGGGCGTCGTCGTGAGCTACGCGGTGGTGTACTCACGCGATCAGGAGACCGATCAGACGCGGTCCCAGATCGCGATTCAGGGACCGAAAATCGTCGCGCAAATGCTGACGTACGACCCGAAGTCGTTGCACGACGACTTCGCGCGTGCCCAGTCGCTGGCCACCGACGCCTACCGTGGCCAGCTCAAGGCGCAGCAGGAGATCGTCCAAAAGGGAAACCCGGTCATCAACGAATACTGGGTCACCGACAGTTCGATCGAATCGGCGTCGCCGGATCGCGCGACGATGCTGTTGTTCATGCAGGGGCGACGCGGCGCTGCTCCCGAGGAGCGGTACATCACCGCGACCGTCCGGGTGAATTTCATCAAGGACGCCGGCGGCCATTGGCTGGTCGACAACCTCGCCGTGCTCACCAAGCCGAAACCGCCGGGGAACGGAAAATGA
- a CDS encoding Mce protein, whose product MEGDAGASRLNPPPMSMLSRLRRRRPKESDDVTDETNPEVAAEESADSDSQAGADQTSAEVTAEDAGESEAEGAESPEPEAVADVAEQPEAETEAAPGEAEQAETDGDQIDADAAAEADRPVRRPSFVGRAWLAGVAAVLVLLAGAVGTGGYLALRYHHESQAIARNNTAALKAAIDCVSATQAPDTNAMIASEQKIIECGTGAFREQAMVYTGMLVQAYQSANVHVQVSDVRAAVERNNKDGSIEVLVAMRVKVTADQSQNETGYRLRVKMALDEGQYRIAKLDQVTK is encoded by the coding sequence ATGGAAGGAGATGCTGGCGCCAGCCGGCTGAACCCACCACCGATGTCGATGCTTAGTCGTCTGCGTCGGAGACGGCCGAAGGAATCGGACGACGTCACCGACGAGACAAACCCGGAGGTTGCGGCCGAGGAATCGGCCGACTCCGACTCCCAGGCTGGAGCCGACCAGACCAGTGCCGAGGTGACGGCCGAGGATGCTGGTGAATCCGAGGCTGAGGGTGCGGAGTCGCCGGAACCCGAAGCCGTGGCCGACGTCGCGGAACAGCCGGAGGCCGAAACCGAGGCCGCGCCCGGCGAAGCCGAACAGGCGGAGACCGACGGCGATCAAATCGACGCCGATGCCGCGGCGGAGGCTGACCGGCCCGTGCGTCGACCGTCGTTCGTAGGCCGCGCGTGGCTGGCCGGCGTCGCCGCCGTCCTCGTCCTGCTGGCGGGTGCCGTCGGGACGGGTGGCTACCTGGCGCTGCGGTACCACCACGAGAGTCAGGCGATCGCGCGCAACAACACCGCGGCGCTCAAGGCGGCGATCGACTGCGTGTCGGCGACCCAGGCGCCCGACACCAACGCGATGATCGCCAGCGAGCAGAAGATCATCGAGTGCGGCACCGGCGCTTTCCGTGAGCAAGCCATGGTCTACACCGGCATGCTCGTGCAGGCCTACCAGTCCGCGAACGTCCACGTTCAGGTCTCGGATGTGCGCGCCGCCGTCGAGCGCAACAACAAAGACGGTTCGATCGAGGTCCTGGTGGCGATGCGCGTGAAGGTGACCGCCGATCAATCACAGAACGAGACCGGCTACCGGTTGCGGGTGAAAATGGCGCTGGACGAGGGCCAGTACCGGATCGCCAAGCTCGACCAGGTGACGAAGTGA
- a CDS encoding virulence factor Mce family protein: MLTPFIRRQLWAFLILTIVSLLVLGVYYLQVPSLMGIGRYSLKADLPASGGLYPTANVTYRGITIGKVTDVEPTEHGAEATMSIDSWYKIPVDAVANVHSVSAVGEQYLDLVSSGNPGKYLSEGQTISKGTVPAEIGPALDTANRGLEALPKDKIGKLLDETAESVGGLGPALQRLVDSTQAIVGDFKTNITNVNDIIQNSGGVLDSQVKSGDAIERWARNLNTLAAQSAQRDANVKSVLSQAAPTADQVDSVFSDVRESLPQTLANLEIVFDLLKRYHTGVEQVLVFLPQGASIAQTVAAPFPNQAALDLALSINQPPPCMTGFIPAPEWRSPADTSLQPLPSGTYCKIPMDTPANSVRGSRNIPCTDIPGKRAATPRECRDPRPYVPAGTNPWFGDPNQILTCPAPGARCDQSVRPGMVIPAPSVNNGMNPAPSDRVAGTPPATSDPLTRPGSGTVQCNGQQPNPCVYTPTGPPSAVYSPQSGELVGPDGVKYSVENSTKTGDDGWKEMLAPAG; the protein is encoded by the coding sequence TTGCTGACCCCGTTCATCAGGCGCCAGCTGTGGGCGTTCCTGATCTTGACGATCGTCTCGCTGCTGGTGCTGGGCGTCTACTACCTGCAGGTCCCAAGCCTGATGGGGATCGGCCGGTACTCGCTGAAGGCCGACTTGCCGGCCTCGGGCGGTTTGTACCCGACGGCCAACGTGACCTATCGCGGCATCACGATCGGCAAGGTCACCGACGTCGAGCCGACCGAGCACGGCGCCGAAGCGACGATGAGCATCGACAGCTGGTACAAGATCCCGGTCGACGCGGTGGCCAACGTGCACTCGGTGTCGGCGGTCGGTGAGCAGTATCTGGACCTGGTCTCGTCGGGAAACCCCGGGAAGTACCTCTCCGAAGGACAAACGATCAGCAAGGGCACCGTGCCGGCCGAGATCGGGCCGGCGCTCGACACCGCCAACCGTGGGCTCGAGGCGTTGCCCAAGGACAAGATCGGCAAGCTGCTCGACGAGACGGCGGAGTCCGTCGGCGGCCTGGGACCAGCGCTGCAGCGGCTGGTCGACTCGACGCAGGCGATCGTCGGCGACTTCAAAACGAACATCACCAACGTGAACGACATCATCCAGAACTCCGGCGGGGTGCTGGACAGTCAGGTGAAGTCCGGTGACGCGATCGAGCGCTGGGCACGCAACCTGAACACGCTGGCCGCGCAGTCCGCGCAGCGCGACGCGAACGTGAAAAGCGTTCTGTCGCAAGCGGCGCCGACCGCCGATCAGGTCGACTCGGTGTTCAGCGATGTGCGGGAGTCGCTGCCGCAGACGCTGGCGAATCTCGAGATCGTCTTCGATCTGCTGAAGCGCTATCACACCGGGGTGGAGCAGGTGCTGGTGTTCCTGCCGCAGGGCGCCTCGATCGCGCAGACGGTGGCCGCGCCGTTCCCGAACCAGGCCGCGCTGGACTTGGCGTTGTCCATCAACCAGCCGCCGCCGTGTATGACCGGATTCATTCCGGCCCCGGAGTGGCGCTCGCCGGCCGACACCAGCTTGCAGCCGTTGCCGTCGGGCACCTACTGCAAGATTCCGATGGATACGCCGGCCAACAGCGTGCGCGGATCGCGCAACATCCCGTGTACCGACATCCCCGGTAAGCGGGCGGCCACGCCGCGTGAGTGCCGCGACCCCAGGCCGTACGTCCCGGCCGGTACCAACCCGTGGTTCGGCGACCCGAACCAGATCCTGACCTGCCCGGCGCCCGGAGCGCGCTGCGATCAGTCGGTGCGACCCGGCATGGTGATCCCGGCGCCGTCGGTCAACAACGGCATGAACCCGGCACCTTCGGACCGAGTCGCGGGGACGCCGCCGGCCACCAGTGACCCCTTGACCCGGCCCGGGTCCGGTACGGTGCAGTGCAACGGACAGCAGCCCAACCCGTGTGTCTACACACCCACTGGACCCCCCTCGGCGGTATACAGTCCCCAGAGCGGTGAACTGGTAGGGCCCGACGGCGTCAAATACTCCGTCGAAAACTCGACCAAAACAGGAGACGACGGATGGAAGGAGATGCTGGCGCCAGCCGGCTGA